In the genome of Myroides phaeus, one region contains:
- a CDS encoding peptide MFS transporter: protein MKTDTTAQPNFFDTKVLGHPAGLFVLFFTEMWERFSFYGMRVLLIQFLTMSVIGLNPGWEMTTANAGAIFATYAMLLYITPIFGGIIADKYIGYRWAVVVGSLIMTLGHAAMTFETEFFMYLGLVCLVVGTGFFKPNMTSILSEMYKAFPEKKDGAYTIFYMGVNTGAFFGMMLCGYIGERIGWHYGFGLAGIFMLLGTLQFWLAKPIFGNIGDVPNKSIEIKPEDIVNAQTLTQEEKDSLKPNPFTKVDYILIVISTIVGFLYAFDDPFRIIGNMQLFPTTLFGMDGKTVVIVGGLLIFLYLVISRIMRYTKIVRDRMIAVIIFAFFTIFFWMSFEQGATSLVIFARDNTQRILSGNKALLFNIFNLLLTVIPLLIVSWVLILLAKRTYKKALVSNIVLAITFIGVWGAAIWMLNRDWSSHAYEVRYSAIEKPVLDETGAQKKDNNNNLMFTYVPVSESAPAKDGDVVVEQTTIISELVSLEKGSKLKIYEELGKYNILDAKAEEKLKGELQAYNQITDIESQKEIHVVHAEVKEIKDNQVEITASWFSILNSFFIIAFASVVSKLWDSKYNPPAAIKYGLGLIIMAIGFGVLAYGAHGITEGTRVSMMWLVFGYLFHTLGELFSSPVGLSYVSKLVPARMIALMFGMWYLAIAIGNNLAAKLGGQIEVITEKYSLSTFFLIFTIVPIIAGILVIALNPLMKKLMHGVK from the coding sequence ATGAAAACTGACACTACGGCGCAGCCGAATTTCTTTGACACAAAGGTCCTGGGACACCCGGCGGGGTTATTTGTTCTGTTCTTTACTGAAATGTGGGAACGCTTCTCTTTTTACGGAATGCGTGTTCTTTTAATTCAGTTCTTAACAATGTCTGTAATTGGACTAAACCCAGGCTGGGAGATGACTACTGCTAACGCAGGGGCAATTTTTGCAACTTATGCTATGCTACTTTACATTACACCAATCTTCGGTGGTATCATAGCTGATAAATATATCGGTTACCGATGGGCTGTTGTAGTAGGTTCCTTAATTATGACGTTGGGACACGCTGCGATGACTTTTGAAACCGAATTCTTTATGTACTTAGGACTTGTTTGTCTTGTTGTAGGTACTGGTTTCTTTAAACCTAATATGACTTCTATCTTATCTGAAATGTACAAGGCTTTCCCTGAAAAGAAAGATGGTGCTTATACTATTTTCTATATGGGTGTAAACACTGGTGCTTTCTTTGGAATGATGCTTTGTGGTTACATTGGTGAGCGTATTGGATGGCACTATGGTTTTGGTTTAGCTGGTATTTTTATGCTTTTAGGTACGTTACAATTCTGGTTAGCAAAGCCAATCTTTGGAAATATTGGTGACGTTCCTAACAAGAGTATTGAGATTAAACCTGAGGATATTGTAAATGCTCAAACATTAACTCAAGAAGAAAAAGATTCTTTAAAACCTAATCCTTTTACGAAAGTTGACTATATCTTAATCGTTATTTCTACTATCGTTGGATTCTTATATGCTTTTGATGATCCGTTTAGAATCATCGGAAATATGCAGTTATTCCCAACTACTCTTTTTGGAATGGATGGTAAAACTGTTGTTATTGTAGGTGGTCTTCTTATTTTCTTATACTTAGTTATTTCTCGTATTATGAGATATACGAAGATTGTAAGAGATAGAATGATTGCGGTAATCATTTTTGCTTTCTTCACTATTTTCTTCTGGATGTCTTTTGAACAAGGAGCTACTTCTTTAGTGATTTTTGCAAGAGATAATACGCAAAGAATTTTGTCTGGAAACAAGGCTTTATTGTTTAATATATTCAACTTATTGTTGACTGTTATTCCTTTACTTATTGTTTCTTGGGTACTTATTTTATTGGCAAAAAGAACATATAAAAAGGCATTGGTTTCTAATATCGTTTTAGCTATTACGTTTATTGGAGTTTGGGGAGCTGCTATCTGGATGTTAAACAGAGACTGGTCTTCTCACGCGTATGAGGTTCGTTATAGTGCTATTGAAAAACCAGTATTAGATGAAACTGGCGCTCAAAAGAAAGACAACAACAATAATTTAATGTTTACTTACGTTCCTGTATCAGAATCAGCTCCTGCTAAAGATGGAGATGTAGTGGTGGAACAAACAACTATTATTTCTGAATTGGTTAGTTTAGAAAAAGGTTCTAAACTAAAAATATACGAAGAACTTGGTAAATACAATATCCTTGATGCTAAAGCTGAAGAAAAGTTAAAAGGAGAATTACAAGCATACAATCAAATTACAGACATTGAAAGTCAAAAAGAAATTCACGTTGTACACGCTGAAGTAAAAGAAATTAAAGATAATCAAGTGGAGATTACTGCTTCTTGGTTCTCAATCTTAAACTCTTTCTTCATCATTGCTTTTGCTTCTGTTGTTTCTAAACTATGGGATTCTAAATACAATCCTCCTGCTGCTATTAAATACGGTTTAGGTCTTATTATTATGGCTATCGGATTTGGAGTATTAGCTTATGGAGCACACGGTATCACAGAAGGAACAAGAGTTTCTATGATGTGGTTAGTATTTGGTTACTTATTCCATACACTCGGAGAGTTGTTCTCTTCTCCAGTGGGACTTTCTTATGTTTCTAAATTAGTGCCTGCAAGAATGATTGCACTTATGTTTGGAATGTGGTATCTTGCAATCGCTATTGGTAACAACTTAGCTGCAAAACTTGGAGGACAAATTGAAGTAATTACAGAGAAGTATTCATTGTCTACTTTCTTCTTAATCTTCACTATTGTACCAATTATTGCAGGTATTTTAGTTATTGCGCTTAATCCGCTGATGAAGAAATTAATGCACGGAGTAAAATAA
- a CDS encoding thioredoxin family protein, with the protein MKKLFFLFTIALLSFSMNAQEIKWMTFNEAVAAQKKEAKPIFMDAFTDWCGPCKMLDKNTFTDSKVIEHINKNYYAVKFDSEGNEEISYKGKKYTNPGYNSNRKGRNATHDFTMFLRIPGYPSMVIFDAKGEVSNVIVGYKTPQQLLEQL; encoded by the coding sequence ATGAAAAAACTGTTTTTCTTATTCACTATCGCTTTATTGAGCTTTTCTATGAATGCTCAAGAAATTAAATGGATGACTTTTAATGAAGCAGTAGCTGCGCAAAAAAAAGAGGCTAAACCTATCTTTATGGACGCATTCACTGATTGGTGTGGTCCTTGTAAAATGTTAGATAAAAACACTTTTACAGATAGTAAGGTGATTGAACATATCAACAAGAATTATTATGCTGTTAAGTTTGATTCTGAAGGTAATGAAGAAATCAGCTATAAAGGGAAAAAATATACTAACCCTGGATACAATAGCAATAGAAAAGGTAGAAATGCTACACACGACTTTACTATGTTTTTGAGAATCCCAGGATATCCTTCTATGGTTATCTTCGATGCTAAAGGTGAAGTTTCTAATGTAATCGTTGGATATAAAACTCCTCAACAATTGTTAGAACAGCTTTAA
- a CDS encoding ComEC/Rec2 family competence protein, with translation MKTLKFSFLFYTLFLIIGIFLYDYIPFVIALLCMGGAIFFIALSYKNKFTFYPTKFSFISDVIAIGLLFISLGVSIKKGQEFVFNKVNTNEFVAGFVKQSVKADVRIEEEVSSSSGKRYIVQLLRINDSVVHTKAYLTLKEQETSFIPGDIISTYTFIRTIEAPRNIGQFDYQSYSKQQGIYFQLYGSEFVRVARANGLKYEILRWRFYLTEQVKNSDVLSNNAKGLLNALILGKRSDIDKVVLAQFKELGVMHILAISGLHVGLIYLMLLTAFGFLKPISKQVVVVLLLWLFVFLSGFSPSVFRAVFMFTIFSVARIIRREQSLEHNVGLALFFSLFFYPNWVTDIGFQLSYLAVVSIVYILPLFANWYSTNRIVKYIQGIVYVSLSVQVGLMAIQLYYFKQFSLLFLIGNLIVIPFVTVLIVLGVLYFMTLFIPFLNQLIGIVFNLLTDMMYKSVSLLAQFDEMVIKNVQFSKTQVFVLLTLLTCLLLFYYRKSRVWVLSSFVLFFTLQVVPYLTRYSEDKRSELIIPYSQNREQISLWYKKGSHLLNGESEPQGNGSYSTELTALNNTISNMTMQSIELKPLMPIGEQFLLVLSDSLTIYDIGFQADVILLTKHPKVNIARVLSYHQPKEVVLHNSMPLWFKEKCIETCIKNNIPFHDISEKGYWSKLFKSD, from the coding sequence ATGAAGACATTAAAATTCTCTTTTTTGTTTTATACCTTATTCCTAATTATCGGAATATTCCTTTATGACTATATACCATTTGTAATAGCACTCCTGTGTATGGGAGGTGCTATTTTTTTTATAGCGTTAAGCTACAAGAATAAGTTTACGTTTTATCCTACTAAATTTTCTTTTATAAGTGATGTTATTGCAATTGGACTGCTTTTTATTTCATTAGGAGTCAGTATTAAGAAAGGACAAGAGTTTGTTTTTAACAAAGTAAATACGAATGAATTTGTAGCAGGTTTTGTAAAACAATCTGTAAAAGCAGATGTGAGAATAGAAGAGGAAGTGTCTTCAAGTTCAGGAAAGCGTTATATTGTCCAATTACTGCGAATAAACGATTCTGTTGTTCATACAAAAGCGTATTTGACTTTAAAAGAACAGGAGACTTCTTTTATTCCAGGAGATATTATTTCAACCTATACTTTTATTCGTACTATTGAAGCTCCAAGAAATATTGGTCAATTTGATTATCAAAGCTATTCTAAACAGCAAGGTATATACTTTCAACTATATGGGAGTGAGTTTGTACGTGTTGCCCGAGCGAATGGTTTGAAGTATGAGATATTGCGCTGGAGGTTTTATTTAACAGAACAAGTAAAGAATAGTGATGTTTTAAGTAACAATGCTAAAGGTTTGTTGAATGCCTTAATATTAGGAAAGCGGAGTGATATTGATAAAGTTGTTTTAGCCCAGTTTAAAGAACTTGGTGTAATGCATATCTTAGCTATTTCCGGATTACACGTTGGTCTAATCTATCTGATGTTATTAACGGCTTTCGGTTTTCTTAAACCTATTAGTAAACAAGTGGTCGTAGTTTTGTTATTATGGCTTTTCGTCTTTTTATCCGGTTTTTCTCCTTCTGTATTTAGAGCGGTGTTTATGTTTACTATTTTTTCAGTGGCTCGTATAATTCGCAGAGAACAATCGTTAGAGCACAACGTAGGTCTTGCGTTGTTTTTTAGTTTGTTCTTTTATCCTAATTGGGTTACTGATATTGGTTTTCAATTGAGTTATTTAGCTGTAGTAAGCATCGTTTATATCTTGCCTTTGTTTGCAAATTGGTATAGTACTAATCGCATAGTAAAATACATACAAGGCATTGTGTATGTGTCATTAAGTGTTCAAGTAGGTTTAATGGCAATACAACTCTATTATTTTAAGCAGTTTTCTTTGCTTTTTTTAATTGGAAACTTAATCGTGATTCCTTTTGTAACGGTTTTGATTGTTTTAGGCGTTCTTTATTTTATGACGCTTTTTATACCGTTTTTAAATCAGTTGATAGGGATTGTATTTAATTTATTGACAGATATGATGTACAAGAGTGTTTCCCTTTTAGCTCAGTTTGATGAAATGGTTATTAAGAATGTACAGTTTAGTAAAACACAAGTATTTGTTTTGTTAACCTTGCTTACCTGCTTGTTATTATTTTATTATCGAAAATCGCGTGTGTGGGTATTGAGTAGCTTTGTATTGTTTTTTACGTTACAAGTTGTGCCATATCTAACAAGGTATTCAGAAGATAAAAGAAGTGAACTTATTATTCCATATTCACAAAATAGAGAACAAATTAGTTTGTGGTATAAAAAGGGGAGTCACTTGTTGAATGGTGAAAGCGAGCCTCAAGGAAATGGTAGTTACTCAACAGAATTGACTGCTCTGAATAATACAATAAGTAATATGACTATGCAGAGTATAGAATTAAAACCGCTTATGCCTATAGGGGAGCAGTTTTTATTAGTTTTAAGCGACTCACTTACGATTTACGACATTGGGTTTCAAGCGGACGTTATATTGCTTACAAAGCATCCTAAAGTCAATATAGCACGTGTATTGAGTTATCATCAACCTAAAGAAGTAGTGTTACATAATTCAATGCCATTGTGGTTTAAAGAGAAGTGCATTGAAACTTGTATAAAAAACAATATCCCTTTTCACGATATATCAGAAAAGGGATATTGGTCTAAATTATTTAAAAGCGATTAA
- a CDS encoding C40 family peptidase — translation MRKFTVILFSFVTFISFNKVEGKNTNVKNNSVLNLKVEETSPIKKKKTAVINESKKVDDQVQNELDALLDDFMKEMDNNKLEFDNLTSQVINTAFDYEGVRYRFGGMSRKGMDCSGLVQTAFGDTEISLPRSSSEMAQVGERVKQRDAQKGDLIFFKTRGNRISHVGIVTEVFDDEIKFIHSSTSRGVIVSSTKENYYQRTFAQINRVVQ, via the coding sequence ATGAGAAAGTTTACGGTTATACTATTCAGTTTTGTAACGTTTATTAGTTTTAATAAAGTAGAAGGAAAGAACACTAATGTAAAGAACAATAGTGTACTTAATTTGAAGGTGGAAGAAACTTCACCTATTAAAAAGAAAAAAACAGCAGTTATAAACGAAAGTAAAAAAGTAGACGATCAAGTTCAAAATGAATTAGATGCCTTGTTAGACGATTTCATGAAAGAAATGGATAACAACAAATTAGAATTCGATAATTTGACAAGTCAAGTAATCAATACTGCTTTTGATTATGAAGGTGTTAGATATAGATTTGGAGGGATGTCTCGTAAAGGGATGGATTGTTCAGGTTTAGTTCAAACTGCTTTTGGAGATACTGAAATTAGCTTACCTCGTAGTTCAAGTGAAATGGCTCAAGTTGGTGAACGTGTGAAACAGAGAGATGCTCAGAAAGGAGATTTAATATTCTTCAAAACACGAGGAAACAGAATTAGTCATGTTGGAATAGTAACTGAAGTATTTGATGATGAAATCAAATTTATTCATTCTTCAACAAGTAGAGGTGTAATTGTATCTTCAACGAAAGAGAATTATTACCAAAGAACTTTTGCTCAAATCAATAGAGTAGTACAATAA
- the lpxB gene encoding lipid-A-disaccharide synthase: MKYYIIAGEASGDLHGSNLMKSIYKKDPEADIRFWGGELMQNVGGKLVKHYKDLAFMGFVEVLQNLRTILRNISFCKNDIEAFNPDMLIFIDYPGFNMRIAEWAKKKGISTHYYISPQIWAWKENRIKAIKRDVDFMYVILPFEKDFYEKKHQFPVTFVGHPLIDAIEAYRAEEHVDFRAKHNLDDRPVIALLPGSRKQEISRLLNEMLSVIHHYPQYQFVIAGAPGQEASFYEQFIQDKNISFVFNETYALLNIAHAALVTSGTATLETALFRVPQVVLYKGNQISYEIAKRIIKLKYISLVNLIMDDDVVVELIQSDCNAKRIESEFSKIINGKKREEILLKYDKLICTLGGGGASDYAAEEMIKNFMRKSS; the protein is encoded by the coding sequence ATGAAGTATTATATCATAGCAGGAGAAGCATCAGGAGATTTGCACGGATCTAATTTAATGAAGTCGATTTATAAAAAAGATCCAGAGGCAGATATACGTTTTTGGGGAGGTGAATTGATGCAAAACGTAGGAGGGAAGTTGGTGAAACATTATAAAGACTTAGCTTTTATGGGCTTTGTTGAGGTTTTACAAAACCTTCGTACAATTCTTCGAAATATATCTTTTTGTAAAAATGACATTGAAGCCTTTAATCCAGATATGTTGATTTTTATTGACTACCCTGGATTTAATATGCGTATAGCTGAATGGGCAAAGAAAAAAGGTATATCAACACACTATTATATTTCTCCACAGATTTGGGCATGGAAAGAGAATCGTATTAAAGCGATTAAACGCGATGTTGATTTTATGTATGTAATTCTTCCATTTGAGAAGGACTTTTATGAGAAGAAACATCAGTTTCCTGTAACGTTTGTTGGCCATCCTTTAATTGATGCAATTGAAGCATATAGAGCAGAAGAGCACGTTGACTTTCGCGCTAAGCACAATTTAGATGACCGACCTGTTATAGCACTATTGCCAGGAAGTAGAAAACAAGAAATTAGTAGATTGCTAAATGAGATGTTGTCTGTAATACATCACTATCCACAGTATCAATTTGTGATAGCTGGTGCACCAGGACAAGAAGCGTCTTTTTATGAGCAGTTTATACAAGATAAAAATATATCGTTTGTATTCAACGAAACTTATGCGTTGTTGAATATAGCACACGCAGCATTAGTTACGTCAGGTACAGCAACGTTGGAAACAGCCTTGTTTAGAGTTCCTCAAGTTGTATTGTACAAAGGGAACCAGATTTCTTATGAAATTGCGAAGCGAATTATCAAGTTAAAATACATTTCATTAGTTAATTTAATTATGGATGATGATGTAGTTGTAGAGCTAATTCAGAGCGATTGTAATGCAAAAAGAATCGAGTCAGAATTCAGTAAAATAATAAATGGTAAAAAACGCGAAGAAATTTTATTGAAATATGACAAATTAATTTGTACTTTAGGGGGCGGAGGAGCGAGTGATTATGCAGCAGAAGAAATGATTAAGAATTTTATGAGAAAAAGCAGCTAA
- the surE gene encoding 5'/3'-nucleotidase SurE produces the protein MQKPLILVTNDDGITAPGMRALIAVMKEIGDVVVVAPDSAQSGMGHAVTINNTLTLEKVTIDSEIEMEYACSGTPVDCVKIALGQILDRKPDLCVSGVNHGSNSSINVIYSGTMSAALEAGMSGIPSIGFSLLDFSWNADFEQIKPFIKKITLEALKNGIPTDVVLNVNFPKLATKDIKGIRVCRQAKATWIENFDKRVSPHGKEYYWLKGEFVNQDKGEDTDEWALHNGYVSLVPVHFDMTAHQVIKRINSWDL, from the coding sequence ATGCAAAAACCCTTAATATTAGTTACAAACGATGATGGAATAACTGCTCCAGGTATGAGAGCTTTAATCGCTGTAATGAAAGAAATTGGAGATGTTGTTGTAGTAGCACCAGACAGTGCACAATCAGGAATGGGACACGCTGTAACAATTAATAATACATTGACTTTAGAAAAGGTTACAATAGATAGCGAAATTGAAATGGAATATGCTTGTTCAGGAACACCGGTTGATTGTGTAAAAATAGCGTTAGGCCAAATCTTAGACCGCAAACCAGACTTATGTGTTTCTGGTGTAAATCACGGATCTAATTCATCTATTAATGTTATTTATTCAGGTACGATGAGTGCTGCATTAGAAGCAGGGATGAGTGGAATTCCATCAATTGGTTTTTCATTATTAGACTTTAGTTGGAATGCAGATTTTGAACAAATAAAACCGTTTATAAAGAAAATTACTTTAGAAGCATTAAAGAATGGTATTCCTACTGACGTGGTGTTGAATGTTAACTTCCCAAAATTGGCGACAAAAGACATCAAGGGAATTAGAGTGTGTAGACAGGCAAAAGCTACTTGGATTGAGAATTTTGATAAACGAGTAAGTCCACACGGTAAAGAGTACTATTGGTTAAAAGGAGAGTTTGTTAATCAAGATAAAGGAGAAGATACAGATGAGTGGGCATTACACAATGGATATGTGTCATTAGTACCAGTTCACTTTGATATGACAGCACATCAAGTTATAAAAAGAATTAATAGTTGGGATCTGTAA
- a CDS encoding carboxy terminal-processing peptidase, whose amino-acid sequence MNTFKLFMKRNYKVILLLIGVSALLWSFIPKKEKETPEKDQLLLELVTYLLERTHYDPAKIDDKFSATVYKEYLKALDPMKRYFLQSDIDEFSKYEYLIDDMIELKELSFFDLTYERITKRMEEAKGIYTDVLSTPFEFNSDEIFDADYDKLGYAKDEDELRDRWRKQLKLNVLSTITDNQKIQEGKEVTEDEGELDEFGDPIENSTKKKKANDKKPVEKKTFEQLEKEARESAGKSLDEYFELLTDLERKDWFSIYINSIVERFDPHTFYFAPEDKEKFDASMSGSFEGIGAVLRKKSEGVEINELVPGGPAWRGKEIEVGDIILKVGQTKDEDPVDIVGMRLDNVVKLIKGKKGTTVYLTLKKIDGTIKVTPLTREVIEMEETYAKSSVIQNGDKKYGLIHLPKFYIDFENKDKRNAFTDVEKEIIELKKQNIDGIIMDLRNNGGGSLQTVVEMVGLFSKEGPVVQVKSSRGKQQVLDDKGTPIVWEGPLVVLVNNFSASASEIFAAAIQDYKRGVIIGSKHTYGKGTVQNLVDLNELLRKQPFGDLGALKITLQKFYRINGGSTQREGVLSDIVLPDRYSYIDMGERDMDNAMPWDKIDRASYVAYPYDFSNVIELSKKRIVNNEQFNLIDENAKWINERKDEKTFSLNIDKYKVKQKETEEKAKKFKAISKYKNTLKFSSLPSELERIKKDTILENKRERWHEMLNSDVYIEEGVNILKDLGNKSANKQIDSKNRISSKH is encoded by the coding sequence ATGAATACTTTTAAGTTATTTATGAAAAGAAATTATAAGGTTATACTTCTTCTAATCGGAGTATCTGCTCTGCTATGGAGCTTTATCCCTAAGAAGGAAAAAGAGACTCCTGAAAAAGACCAATTACTTCTTGAGTTGGTTACTTATTTGTTGGAACGTACTCACTATGACCCAGCTAAAATTGATGATAAATTCTCAGCTACAGTTTATAAAGAATATCTAAAGGCATTAGACCCGATGAAAAGATACTTCTTACAATCTGATATTGATGAGTTTTCTAAATACGAGTACTTAATCGACGATATGATCGAGTTAAAGGAATTATCTTTCTTTGATTTGACTTATGAGCGTATTACTAAACGTATGGAAGAAGCTAAAGGAATCTATACAGATGTACTTAGCACTCCTTTTGAGTTTAATTCAGATGAAATTTTCGATGCTGATTATGACAAATTAGGATATGCTAAAGATGAGGACGAATTGAGAGACCGTTGGAGAAAACAATTAAAACTTAATGTACTTTCAACAATTACAGATAACCAAAAAATCCAAGAGGGCAAAGAAGTTACTGAAGATGAGGGAGAGTTAGACGAGTTTGGTGATCCAATTGAAAATTCGACTAAAAAGAAAAAAGCTAACGACAAAAAACCTGTTGAAAAGAAAACTTTTGAACAATTAGAGAAAGAAGCTCGTGAAAGTGCTGGTAAATCTTTAGATGAATATTTCGAATTATTAACGGATTTAGAACGTAAAGATTGGTTCTCTATTTACATCAACTCTATTGTTGAACGCTTTGACCCACATACATTCTACTTTGCTCCTGAAGACAAAGAAAAGTTTGATGCAAGTATGAGTGGTAGTTTTGAAGGAATCGGTGCTGTTTTAAGAAAGAAATCTGAAGGGGTTGAAATCAATGAATTAGTACCTGGTGGTCCTGCTTGGAGAGGTAAAGAAATCGAAGTTGGAGATATCATTCTTAAAGTTGGACAAACAAAAGATGAAGATCCGGTTGATATCGTTGGAATGCGTTTAGATAACGTAGTTAAACTTATCAAAGGTAAAAAAGGAACTACTGTTTACTTAACACTTAAAAAGATTGATGGTACGATAAAAGTTACTCCTCTTACACGTGAAGTGATTGAGATGGAAGAAACGTATGCTAAATCAAGTGTTATCCAAAACGGAGATAAAAAATACGGATTAATTCATTTACCTAAGTTCTACATTGACTTTGAAAACAAAGACAAGAGAAATGCTTTTACAGATGTTGAAAAAGAAATTATAGAACTTAAAAAACAAAATATTGACGGTATTATAATGGACTTGCGTAACAACGGTGGTGGTTCATTGCAAACTGTTGTTGAAATGGTTGGTCTATTCTCTAAAGAAGGACCTGTTGTTCAAGTAAAATCGTCAAGAGGAAAACAACAAGTATTAGATGACAAAGGTACTCCTATCGTTTGGGAAGGTCCACTTGTTGTACTTGTTAATAACTTCTCTGCTTCTGCTTCTGAAATCTTTGCTGCGGCAATTCAAGATTACAAAAGAGGGGTAATTATTGGTAGTAAACATACGTATGGTAAAGGTACTGTTCAAAACCTTGTTGACTTAAACGAGTTATTGAGAAAACAGCCTTTTGGAGATTTAGGTGCGCTTAAAATTACACTTCAAAAGTTCTATCGTATCAATGGTGGATCTACACAAAGAGAAGGTGTTTTAAGTGATATCGTTTTACCAGATCGCTATTCTTATATTGATATGGGAGAAAGAGATATGGACAATGCAATGCCTTGGGACAAAATTGACAGAGCTTCTTATGTTGCTTATCCTTACGATTTCTCTAACGTAATTGAATTGAGTAAAAAGCGTATTGTAAACAATGAGCAATTCAATTTGATTGATGAAAACGCGAAGTGGATTAACGAAAGAAAAGATGAAAAGACGTTCTCTCTAAATATTGACAAATACAAAGTCAAACAAAAAGAAACGGAGGAAAAGGCTAAGAAATTTAAAGCAATTTCTAAATATAAAAACACTTTAAAATTCAGCTCTCTTCCAAGTGAATTAGAAAGAATTAAGAAAGATACTATCTTAGAAAACAAACGTGAAAGATGGCACGAAATGCTTAACTCTGATGTGTATATCGAAGAAGGTGTAAACATCCTTAAAGATTTAGGCAACAAGTCGGCAAATAAACAAATTGACAGTAAAAACAGAATATCATCTAAACACTAA
- a CDS encoding ABC transporter permease, with the protein MYQKSKSYTQIALQRFKKDFWGVFCFWIIIVIALIAAFAYFIIPDNSKNANAGDLALRSESPGFKVQTIVIPTNEGIKFSELWFGREQATQHIAINEFHIQQDSIFYKPYSNQPELEEFKALPLSLFKSANEKDIVQTKTYWLGTDNQGRDYLSRLVIGARVSLSIGFVAVLISLVIGITLGAIAGYYGGKIDALILWLINVFWSIPTLLLVIAITLALGKGFWQVFIAVGLTMWVEVARVVRGQVISVKEQQYVTAARALGYNNYRIITKHILPNCMAPVIVISAANFASAILVESGLSFLGLGTQVPTPSWGAMIKENYNYILLGKPYLALLPGFAMFILVISFMLIGNALRDALDVKK; encoded by the coding sequence ATGTATCAAAAAAGTAAATCATATACACAGATTGCGCTCCAAAGATTTAAAAAAGATTTTTGGGGCGTTTTCTGTTTTTGGATAATTATAGTAATTGCTCTTATAGCGGCTTTCGCTTATTTCATTATACCTGATAATTCAAAAAATGCTAATGCTGGAGACTTAGCTCTTCGTTCTGAATCCCCAGGGTTTAAAGTACAAACTATCGTTATTCCTACAAACGAAGGGATTAAGTTTAGTGAATTGTGGTTTGGACGTGAACAGGCAACACAGCATATCGCAATTAACGAGTTTCATATACAACAAGACTCTATCTTTTATAAACCTTATAGCAATCAACCAGAATTAGAAGAATTCAAAGCGCTTCCACTATCTCTTTTTAAAAGTGCTAATGAGAAAGATATTGTACAAACAAAAACATACTGGCTCGGAACAGATAACCAAGGTAGAGATTACCTCAGCAGATTAGTAATCGGAGCAAGGGTATCTCTGTCAATCGGTTTTGTAGCTGTTCTAATCTCTTTAGTCATCGGAATTACTTTAGGAGCAATCGCGGGATATTACGGTGGAAAAATAGATGCTCTAATCCTGTGGTTAATCAATGTATTTTGGTCTATCCCTACTTTGTTATTAGTAATTGCAATTACCTTGGCTTTAGGAAAGGGTTTTTGGCAAGTATTTATAGCCGTAGGGCTAACTATGTGGGTTGAAGTAGCTCGTGTAGTGAGAGGACAAGTTATCAGTGTTAAAGAACAACAATATGTAACAGCTGCCAGAGCATTAGGTTACAATAATTACAGAATCATTACTAAACACATCTTGCCAAACTGTATGGCACCTGTTATTGTAATTTCAGCAGCTAACTTTGCTTCTGCCATCTTAGTGGAAAGTGGTTTAAGCTTTTTAGGATTGGGAACACAAGTACCGACACCAAGCTGGGGAGCAATGATTAAAGAGAATTATAATTACATCTTACTTGGAAAACCTTATTTAGCCCTTTTACCAGGCTTTGCTATGTTTATCCTTGTGATAAGCTTTATGCTAATCGGTAACGCCTTACGAGACGCCTTAGACGTTAAAAAATAA